Proteins encoded by one window of Cannabis sativa cultivar Pink pepper isolate KNU-18-1 chromosome 4, ASM2916894v1, whole genome shotgun sequence:
- the LOC115713363 gene encoding probable indole-3-pyruvate monooxygenase YUCCA10: protein MEETTTVVIVGAGPSGLAMAACLGKKSIPYILLEQEDCYGSLWKKNSYDRLSLHLAKCFCSLPHKPHKFSTPTFMSKHEFSSYLDSYVNHFNINPRYNRSVEVAYLNYKDGDNMKYYWKIETNNMLSGEREIYAAEFLVVATGENAKAFIPDIHGIESFKGELIHSSQYTNGRKYEGKSVLVVGSGNSGMEISNDLSEFGAQTCIVIRSPLHVLSKTMVYVGMLMLKLKMSINYVDKLILWLAKFYYADLPKYGIHRPRLGPFLFKASGGKTPVIDGGSIDKIRSQKIKVVPAIKSITGNNVHFDDGTQGNFDVIILATGYKSVAMEWVKDYKYGLNEKGMPKNKYPNHWKGDNGIYCIGMSGRGLAGISSDAILVANDIHNILNIGRTRTTKLKWF, encoded by the exons atggaGGAGACTACTACTGTGGTGATTGTTGGAGCTGGCCCTTCTGGACTGGCAATGGCAGCATGTCTAGGCAAAAAGTCAATACCATATATTTTGTTAGAGCAAGAAGATTGCTATGGCTCACTTTGGAAGAAAAACTCATACGATAGGCTAAGCCTTCATTTGGCTAAATGTTTTTGCTCATTGCCCCATAAACCCCACAAATTTTCCACCCCCACATTTATGTCCAAACATGAGTTTAGCTCTTACTTAGACTCTTATGTGAACCATTTCAACATAAACCCTCGTTACAATCGCTCTGTTGAGGTGGCTTATTTGAATTATAAGGATGGTGACAATATGAAGTACTACTGGAAGATCGAGACCAACAACATGTTGTCGGGAGAGCGTGAAATCTATGCTGCTGAGTTCTTGGTTGTTGCCACTGGTGAGAATGCTAAGGCTTTCATTCCAGATATCCATGGGATTGAAAGTTTCAAGGGGGAGCTCATTCATTCCTCACAATATACAAATGGACGAAAGTATGAAGGAAAATCTGTTTTGGTTGTTGGCTCAGGCAACTCTGGCATGGAAATCAGTAATGATCTTTCTGAGTTTGGTGCTCAAACATGTATAGTGATTAGAAGCCCT TTACATGTGTTAAGCAAAACAATGGTGTACGTAGGAATGTTGATGTTGAAACTGAAGATGAGTATCAATTATGTGGATAAGTTAATTTTGTGGCTAGCAAAATTTTACTATGCAGATCTACCCAAGTATGGGATTCATCGACCTCGATTGGGACCTTTCCTTTTCAAGGCCAGTGGTGGAAAAACTCCAGTCATCGATGGAGGAAGCATTGACAAAATCCGTTCACAAAAAATTAAG GTTGTTCCCGCAATAAAAAGTATCACTGGAAACAACGTTCATTTTGACGATGGAACTCAAGGGAATTTTGATGTTATCATATTGGCCACTGGTTACAAAAGTGTAGCAATGGAATGGGTGAag GACTATAAGTATGGTCTGAACGAGAAAGGAATGCCAAAAAACAAGTATCCAAATCACTGGAAAGGAGATAATGGTATCTATTGCATTGGCATGTCTGGAAGAGGACTAGCTGGTATTTCGTCTGATGCAATCCTTGTAGCCAACGATATTCATAACATACTTAATATTGGCAGAACAAGGACTACAAAATTGAAGTGGTTTTAA